The Picosynechococcus sp. PCC 7003 genomic interval TGAATTGTCTAAAACTTGAAGACGAGCAGCAATAGCGCGAAACCGGAGATTTAGTAGAGACATACTGGTTTTTCCTCTTTGGAAGTTATGTATAGGCGCAGCAATGGTTCTGCAACCTTTGAAACTTCTGTGGGAAAAACGATGTTGCTCTAGCTCATCTACTAAATCAGTGGTTTGAATGACGAGATAACCACGTGAAAATAATATAACACGGGTTTAAGTCATTTCTACATATTGTGGTCACTCCGTTTGTTGGAGATGACTAAGGCGATCTCGAAGAGATCCGCTTTGCGGTGCGCCTATTCGTTACCCTCAATGAGAAAAAAGCATTGGTTGAGTGAATAATCGCATATAGGATATTAAGCGGTGAAGCGCGCTTTAACGCGAATTATCGTAAGCTTATTGAAATCGCTGAAACTATTTCTATACAAGGCTTTCAAGGAAAATAGCTGCAAATTATCGTAAGCTTAGGCTATTTTTTGTCTATTCTTAAATTAATTCTATCGTTGGGGATCATTGCTCTGTAAAGGTTTGAAGGCAGGTGATCGCCGAGAAATATGCTTTGTGGAACGTTACTAGATTTCATCATCACTGTTATTCATCTGCTTTTCAAAAGATTGCCGTACGAGGCCAATGACATAGGGAAGTTGCTCTAAATTTTCTAAACCAACTTCGACATCACCATTTCCCCAACGACCTAAATTAGTTACATCTTTGCATAAACCTTTAGGATCATTGATTTCAGGGAATTTCATATTTAGAGATAGTCTCAATCGTTTGGCTTGGGGAACTACATCAACAAAGTTGGTTTCGGCTTTATACGCTACATAAAGTTTTAAAAATTCTTCTGTAATGCAAGGGTCAAGGTCAAGCACTTGCTTCCTAAACTCCGTAAACAACTTTTTAATATTTCCAGAGAGAAGATGTGGGTGATCGTTAACTGAATAATTGGTATTGTTTGTATCCTTTTCCTGATAGACATCTAAGACATCCTGTTCAAGTTTCGGTGCTACCCAAACTTCAATTGCTTTTTGGGACAATTTTTCAGCTCTATGCTTGATTTCATCTTCAGTCCATTCTTCAATCTGACCTAATCCCTGATTTAGTGATAAAGGACTATATTTAAAGCCAATTTCTTTTGCTGTTCCACCATCAACTTCTATTGTTAAGTCTCTTTTTTCTGGAAATGGACGATCACTGTATTCTGAGTTATAAGCTGTAAGTGTTAGGTTTCCCAATGTATGTAACCATTTCGCTTGAATTGCTTGCCAATTTTCGCCAAGAACTTTCTGCCACTCATCAGATAATTTTTTATTCTGTGGCATGATATGCTCGATTGTGTATTCATCTACAACAACTAATTCTTTTTTGTTGTGGTTTTCTAAACGACGTAGCCAATAGGAACGATTACGAAAGTTATATAAATCACGAATTTTTAACTCTCTTTTAAATTCTTCATTATTAGGAAATCTTCTGTAAGATGGCAATGTTAAAAATCGGGCTTTAATGCTTTCAAGATATCGATCTTTTTTGAGAAACTTGTGAAAATTGGCAAATGTTTTATTCAATGAGTTTGTGGGAATTGAACAAATAGCTCTACGAAAAACATAACTTTCAATGAGCCTCGTAGCTTCTAGCAATTCATTTTTAGAAAGAATTTTATTCTGATAATCAGCGTACAATTCGAGGAGTAGTGGATAACATACATCGACTTTTAATTCTCTTAAATCTCTGAAAGCACTTTTTAAGTCTTTGTCTGTTTCTCTCCCAAGAGCAATGGCACAATAATATTTTGAAAATCGATATAAATCTTCGACGGTTTTATTTATGATATTGGAATCTATAGTCTTTGAATTTATAAGTTTTTTGAACGTGACATACACATCCGTTTTCTTAGGTAATTCGCCTAATTTTACTGTTAAATAATATCGCATGAAGCTGTCAAAGTAGCTACTATAAGCTTCTTGACCAAACTCCAACTCCATTCTACGCCAATAATTTTCATAGAGACTCGTTTGCTGTTCTGGTTCGAGTCCCATAAGGATAAAATTACGTATTAAATCAGCTTGGCTCAACTCTCGTCCTGTTGAGTTCATGCTTTCAAATATGAGTTGAGGATTATCAGATTTTCGGTCTAAGGCAATGTCAACAACCATTAATTTTTTCAGACCCTTGCACAATTGGTGAAGATTATTATTAATTCCCCTAATCTTTTGAGTAAAAAAATCAAAGTTAGTGGAAATTTTAAGAGATTTGTTGTGTGGAAAATCCTGATTCTTCAGCAACGATAGCCATGTATCTTTATCTGTTTGAGTTAATATTAGCTTATATTTTTCAGAAGGATCATCAGGGTAAGGATTCGTGAGATATTTGCCACGAATTTGAGAGGAGGAGAATCCTTTTGGTATTTTTTCCTCAGAATAATTTTCAAGTTCTCTTGCTAAAGCTTCTAGTAAAATAGAAATAGTTGTTAGTCGTTGCTGACCATCAATGATCAATAGGGGAGCAGTTGCACTTTCATTCGACATTATATAAACAACTGAACCTATAAAGTGTACTTCTATCTTGTCACTTTTTCCTGCTCTAATAATGTCATCCCATAACTGTTGACATTCTTTGATCTCCCATGAATAAGTACGTTGATAGATAGGGATATTTAATTGCAGTGAGGTTTGCAGAAATTTTAGTAACTGTGTTGCTTGTGCTTTCATTGAAATTTTGAAATTATTAAGAATTTTAGATGATGTATATAATCGCCGTCTAGTTATGAATTCTGCTTTGTGAAGTAATCAGTCATTACTCGCTCTACCAGCTCAGACATATCCTCTTTGTTGCTCACCGCATGGACTTTGATTTGGTGGTGTAGGTCATTACTCAGGTAAATGGTCGTCCGGGTAAAGTTGGGATCTGCGCTTTTGCCGATACGTCGCTGATTTTTTTTTGGTGTGGCCTGGGTCGGCATGGGTTTTCCTTTGGGAAGATTACCACCAATACTTTAACCTTCATTGCGATTTGTAGACATTTAAGTGCTTAAAATAAGCTTTTGGATTACGCTAACTTCTATGTGTTTATCTCAGGCGATCGCCACCTATGCCCAAGACGACGAAAAAAGTAGATACAGAATCCTTTGAGCAGAAACTTTGGAAATCAGCGGATAAGCTCCGTAAGAATATTGATGCGGCGGAATATAAGCACATTGTCCTTGGTCTAATCTTTCTGAAATACATCTCGGATGCCTTCGAGGAGCTATACCAAAAACTGGTTGCTGGTGAGGGAATGTATGAGGGGGCAGACCCAGAGGATAAAGACGAGTATGTGGCGGAGAATGTTTTCTTTGTGCCGAAGGAAGCGCGATGGTCTTTTATTCAGGGGAAAGCGAAACAGCCTGATATTGGGGAAATTGTCGATCAGGCGATGGCAAAGATTGAGGCGGAAAATGCGAAACGTCTGAAAGGGATTTTGCCGAAGGTTTATGGTCAGCAAAAACTCGATCCGGCTTCTCTGGGGGGACTGATTGATCTGATTGGTTCGATTGCCCTTGGGGATGCGGAGGCTCAGGCTCAGGATTTATTAGGTCGGGTCTATGAGTATTTTCTCGGTCAGTTTGCGCTGAATGAGGGGAAGAAAGGGGGACAGTTCTATACTCCCGAAAGTATTGTGCGGCTCTTGGTGGAGATGTTGGAACCGTACCATGGGCGGGTGTTTGACCCTTGCTGTGGTTCTGGGGGAATGTTTGTCCAGAGTCAGAAATTCATTGAGGCGCACCAAGGACGGCTGGATGATGTGTCGATCTATGGGCAGGAGAGCAACGAGACGACCTATAAGCTTTGTCGGATGAACCTCGCGATTCGGGGGATTGATGGCAGCAATATTAAGTGGAATCCGGAGGGGTCTTTCCTCAATGATGCCCATAGGGATCTAAAGGCTGATTTTGTGATCGCTAATCCGCCATTCAATGACAGTGATTGGAGTGGGGATTTATTACAGGGTGATGGTCGTTGGACTTATGGTGCGCCGCCA includes:
- a CDS encoding DUF262 domain-containing protein; this translates as MKAQATQLLKFLQTSLQLNIPIYQRTYSWEIKECQQLWDDIIRAGKSDKIEVHFIGSVVYIMSNESATAPLLIIDGQQRLTTISILLEALARELENYSEEKIPKGFSSSQIRGKYLTNPYPDDPSEKYKLILTQTDKDTWLSLLKNQDFPHNKSLKISTNFDFFTQKIRGINNNLHQLCKGLKKLMVVDIALDRKSDNPQLIFESMNSTGRELSQADLIRNFILMGLEPEQQTSLYENYWRRMELEFGQEAYSSYFDSFMRYYLTVKLGELPKKTDVYVTFKKLINSKTIDSNIINKTVEDLYRFSKYYCAIALGRETDKDLKSAFRDLRELKVDVCYPLLLELYADYQNKILSKNELLEATRLIESYVFRRAICSIPTNSLNKTFANFHKFLKKDRYLESIKARFLTLPSYRRFPNNEEFKRELKIRDLYNFRNRSYWLRRLENHNKKELVVVDEYTIEHIMPQNKKLSDEWQKVLGENWQAIQAKWLHTLGNLTLTAYNSEYSDRPFPEKRDLTIEVDGGTAKEIGFKYSPLSLNQGLGQIEEWTEDEIKHRAEKLSQKAIEVWVAPKLEQDVLDVYQEKDTNNTNYSVNDHPHLLSGNIKKLFTEFRKQVLDLDPCITEEFLKLYVAYKAETNFVDVVPQAKRLRLSLNMKFPEINDPKGLCKDVTNLGRWGNGDVEVGLENLEQLPYVIGLVRQSFEKQMNNSDDEI
- a CDS encoding class I SAM-dependent DNA methyltransferase gives rise to the protein MPKTTKKVDTESFEQKLWKSADKLRKNIDAAEYKHIVLGLIFLKYISDAFEELYQKLVAGEGMYEGADPEDKDEYVAENVFFVPKEARWSFIQGKAKQPDIGEIVDQAMAKIEAENAKRLKGILPKVYGQQKLDPASLGGLIDLIGSIALGDAEAQAQDLLGRVYEYFLGQFALNEGKKGGQFYTPESIVRLLVEMLEPYHGRVFDPCCGSGGMFVQSQKFIEAHQGRLDDVSIYGQESNETTYKLCRMNLAIRGIDGSNIKWNPEGSFLNDAHRDLKADFVIANPPFNDSDWSGDLLQGDGRWTYGAPPKGNANFAWVQHFLYHLSPTGSAGFVLSNGSLSSNTSGEGDIRKALVEADLVDCIVMLPTQLFYNTGIPACLWFLSRYKNGNKNRSRKGEVLFIDASELGYMVNRRNRAFAEEDIAKVADTYHQWKLEGGKYEDIKGFCKSADLADIEKHKFVLTPGRYVGIPDEEDDGTPFEEKMGALTAELAEQMKEGLALDTEIKIQLAKVGFSLEVE